The following proteins are co-located in the Patescibacteria group bacterium genome:
- a CDS encoding Hsp20/alpha crystallin family protein, producing the protein MDNTALFPSSEGQLAVDVLETADKVIIRSAIAGVDEKDLDVSVNDDMVTIRGERQHETVEDNATTHYEECFWGAFSRSIILPTRVKSDEADAELKNGILTITIPKAQKKNRIQVRT; encoded by the coding sequence ATGGACAACACAGCGCTTTTTCCGTCGTCGGAAGGACAATTAGCGGTAGATGTGCTTGAGACGGCTGATAAAGTCATTATTAGGTCTGCTATTGCGGGAGTTGATGAAAAGGATTTAGATGTGTCTGTTAATGACGACATGGTTACCATTCGGGGAGAACGCCAGCATGAGACGGTGGAGGATAACGCTACCACCCACTATGAAGAATGCTTCTGGGGCGCTTTTTCCCGCTCGATCATCCTCCCTACTCGTGTGAAGTCAGACGAAGCAGATGCCGAACTGAAAAATGGCATCCTTACCATCACCATCCCCAAGGCCCAAAAGAAAAACCGCATCCAGGTGCGAACGTAA